One window of the Lycorma delicatula isolate Av1 chromosome 3, ASM4794821v1, whole genome shotgun sequence genome contains the following:
- the LOC142321026 gene encoding uncharacterized protein LOC142321026 translates to MMFILKVAIFVITLMCLKCICNTRKLIRTEAVIRDDDCIIMYFKANVKHFCNETKITAIKEHTVRVSVNSKGIGSECNARLIEYLSHLLNASVTSFTITKGLRSKLKTVILGNTTLVVSKIISKFEKEVYRNHPEPENIAKIRLKG, encoded by the exons atgatgtttattttgaaagtgGCTATTTTTGTGATTACATTAATGTGCCTGAAG tgCATTTGTAATACCCGAAAGCTAATAAGAACAGAAGCAGTTATTCGAGATGATgattgtattattatgtactttaAAGCTAATGTCAAACACTTCTGCAACGAAACTAAGATAACAg cTATTAAAGAGCATACAGTAAGGGTGAGTGTTAATTCAAAAGGAATTGGATCAGAATGCAATGCAAGACTTATTGAATACTTATCTCACTTATTAAATGCATCAGTTACATCTTTTACTATTACTaag GGACTTCGAAGTAAGTTgaaaactgtaattcttggaaatACAACATTAGtagtatcaaaaataatttcaaaatttgaaaaggaagttTATAGAAA tcATCCAGAAcctgaaaatatagcaaaaatacgACTGAAAGGGTGA
- the LOC142321027 gene encoding UPF0235 protein SO_3356-like, whose translation MFYSAVNFILAVVVLISIVLQEIHNLNSTNMLCEDQWGVKRDPKTKDILINCYVKPTAHRTVLEDVNETLNIIRIQSPKVYGKGNRKLIVYLSRIFRVNRTELSVIKGQQSANKVVALKRKDFSVPSVVRWIAQHLPPEDLLEPDKYFIKGGRPDIYKRSN comes from the exons ATGTTTTACTctgcagtaaattttattttagcagtaGTTGTATTAATTTCAATTGTATTGCAg gaGATTCATAATCTGAATTCAACTAATATGCTATGTGAAGATCAGTGGGGAGTGAAACGTGATCCAAAAACTAAAGATATACTAATAAATTGTTATGTCAAACCAACTGCTCATAGAACTGTACTTGAAG atgTTAATGAAACATTGAACATCATACGAATTCAAAGCCCAAAAGTGTATGGAAAAGGAAACCGTAAGTTGATTGTCTACTTGTCACGTATTTTTAGAGTAAATAGAACTGAATTATCTGTAATTAag GGCCAGCAGTCTGCTAATAAGGTTGTAGCACTTAAGAGGAAAGATTTTTCAGTACCATCAGTTGTTCGATGGATAGCACAACATTTACCACCTGAAGATTTACTTGAACcagataaatactttattaaaggAGGAAGAccagatatttataaaagatccaattag